One Streptomyces sp. NBC_01217 genomic region harbors:
- a CDS encoding DUF4333 domain-containing protein: protein MSTSTDTPRLLDPDTVARAAAAAARGQSKASTDGVTCPAAVEARKGNSFWCTVWEGSNGETVHMKVLDDQGELSAD from the coding sequence GTGAGCACCAGCACCGATACGCCACGGCTGCTGGATCCGGACACCGTGGCGCGGGCAGCGGCTGCCGCTGCGCGAGGGCAGAGCAAAGCCTCCACCGACGGCGTGACATGCCCGGCCGCCGTCGAGGCCAGGAAGGGCAACTCGTTCTGGTGCACCGTCTGGGAAGGCTCGAACGGAGAAACAGTGCATATGAAGGTCCTCGACGACCAAGGCGAACTCTCGGCCGACTGA
- a CDS encoding helix-turn-helix domain-containing protein — MVERVPEAKGAGRADEFAALLLELKDRSGLSYGVLAKRLHMSTSTLHRYCNGTAVPNEYAPVERLARVCRATPQELVELHRRWILADAARRGRPDQAAAAGARNAGDTAADPARVTGSAQETGSAGVARGTGSPETVDTGSPADSAGAASTHGLGQDGESVVVDVPRKPAPRRRRRSALIASVAVAAVLGAVALAVNVPFGGDENDSKGRRAAGVTGRAEATGPSATDSAPPSPAGGSRGPSASAPTVEPGRTGPGTSKVSGEQGAAEPTSGSAAVPLNVASRPYVYDSPCSQHFLVDSAPAQVGPPASEQDAPRWAAAYGAVSSGEQRVALTVQGAGQDTVVLEALHVRVVAKGAPLAWNDYAMGVGCGGGVDTKSFDIDLDNGSPTVTVKNGQRDFPYKVSESDPEVFYITAHTRAHDVRWDLSLEWSSGTRSGTVHIDSSGTPFRTSAGIGRPGYDYPLGGGEWIEREEG, encoded by the coding sequence ATGGTGGAACGAGTGCCGGAGGCGAAAGGGGCCGGAAGGGCGGACGAGTTCGCGGCGCTGCTGCTGGAGCTGAAGGACCGTTCGGGACTGAGCTACGGGGTGCTGGCCAAGCGGCTGCACATGAGCACATCGACGCTGCACCGCTACTGCAACGGCACCGCAGTGCCCAACGAGTACGCACCGGTGGAACGTCTCGCACGGGTGTGCCGGGCAACGCCGCAGGAGCTCGTGGAGCTGCACCGGCGCTGGATCCTGGCAGACGCGGCACGAAGAGGCAGGCCGGACCAGGCCGCTGCGGCCGGGGCGAGGAACGCGGGTGACACCGCCGCGGATCCGGCCCGTGTGACGGGCTCGGCTCAGGAGACCGGTTCAGCCGGGGTGGCTCGTGGAACCGGTTCGCCGGAGACGGTGGATACCGGATCGCCGGCGGATTCGGCCGGCGCGGCGTCCACGCACGGACTCGGCCAGGACGGTGAATCGGTAGTCGTCGACGTGCCGCGCAAGCCCGCGCCGCGACGGCGGCGCCGTAGCGCGCTGATCGCCTCCGTCGCGGTGGCCGCCGTGCTGGGAGCCGTGGCGCTCGCCGTCAATGTGCCCTTCGGCGGGGACGAGAACGACTCGAAGGGCCGGCGGGCAGCCGGCGTCACCGGCAGGGCGGAAGCCACAGGGCCGTCGGCGACAGACTCCGCCCCCCCTTCCCCGGCCGGTGGGAGCCGCGGGCCGTCCGCCTCCGCCCCCACCGTCGAACCGGGCAGGACCGGGCCCGGTACATCCAAGGTCAGCGGCGAGCAGGGCGCGGCCGAGCCCACCAGCGGCAGCGCCGCCGTACCACTGAACGTCGCCTCCCGCCCCTATGTCTACGACAGCCCGTGCAGCCAGCATTTCCTCGTCGACAGCGCACCCGCGCAGGTAGGCCCGCCCGCGAGCGAGCAGGACGCGCCGCGTTGGGCCGCCGCCTACGGAGCGGTCTCCTCGGGGGAGCAGCGGGTCGCTCTGACCGTTCAGGGCGCCGGGCAGGACACGGTCGTCCTGGAGGCGCTGCACGTACGCGTCGTCGCCAAGGGCGCGCCGCTCGCCTGGAACGACTACGCGATGGGAGTCGGCTGCGGAGGTGGCGTCGACACCAAGTCCTTCGACATCGACCTCGACAACGGCAGCCCCACGGTCACCGTCAAGAACGGCCAGCGCGACTTCCCGTACAAGGTCAGCGAGTCCGACCCGGAGGTTTTTTACATCACCGCGCACACCAGGGCCCACGACGTCCGCTGGGACCTCAGCCTGGAATGGTCCAGCGGCACCCGCAGCGGCACGGTGCACATCGACAGCAGCGGCACCCCGTTCCGCACGAGTGCCGGCATCGGCCGACCGGGCTACGACTACCCGTTGGGCGGCGGCGAGTGGATCGAACGGGAGGAGGGCTGA
- a CDS encoding DUF4232 domain-containing protein: MSSIRNSRTRLMTAAATVALAALSLTACNDGTGTRDEGASADSSTTGSPSATAPAAPTSASGSSGRTSSPDDAKPATTTSKPAAHAPAPKAPASSGKAVTCEGSNTKTVAAPLNRPVNHMLLTVTNTGSNTCYLYGYPAVRFGEAQSVPPVIEDSQPQAVVTLKPGESGYASVNLSAADGSGSHGRTEKSLVVYFHGRSGNESVGAGAHPSLPAKGLYIDDSLKVTYWQQSMDDAVSW; this comes from the coding sequence ATGTCCAGCATCCGGAACTCCCGCACCCGCCTTATGACCGCCGCCGCGACCGTCGCGCTCGCCGCCCTCTCCCTGACCGCGTGCAACGACGGAACGGGCACGAGGGACGAGGGCGCGTCAGCGGATTCCTCCACAACCGGCTCGCCCTCCGCGACCGCTCCCGCGGCACCGACGTCCGCCTCCGGATCCTCCGGCCGCACCTCCTCCCCTGACGACGCGAAGCCGGCCACCACCACCTCGAAGCCGGCCGCGCATGCCCCCGCCCCGAAGGCACCCGCCTCCTCCGGCAAGGCGGTCACCTGCGAGGGGTCCAACACCAAGACCGTCGCAGCCCCCCTGAACCGCCCGGTCAACCACATGCTCCTCACCGTCACCAACACCGGCAGCAACACCTGCTACCTGTACGGCTACCCGGCCGTCCGCTTCGGAGAGGCCCAGTCGGTGCCGCCGGTCATCGAGGACTCCCAGCCGCAGGCTGTCGTCACACTCAAGCCGGGCGAGTCCGGCTATGCCTCAGTGAATCTGTCCGCCGCCGACGGCAGCGGCTCCCACGGCCGCACGGAGAAGTCCCTGGTCGTCTACTTCCACGGCCGCTCCGGCAATGAGAGCGTCGGTGCGGGCGCCCACCCCTCGCTGCCCGCCAAGGGCCTTTACATCGACGACTCGCTCAAGGTCACGTACTGGCAGCAGTCGATGGACGACGCTGTCAGCTGGTGA
- a CDS encoding helix-turn-helix domain-containing protein, with product MNKHGHLADFLQARRGQLRPEDVGLRTYGERRRVPGLRREELAMLAGISAPYYTRLEQGQSRNASREVLDSIASALRLDESERAHLHALARAPGRARPAGRPRAERITPATGALLAAIEGTPAIVVGRRSDVLAWNRQGHGLFAGHLDPGSPNVPGRRPNMARLVFLDAHTRDLYADWPAKARAVVGNLRLTAGRYPDDPLLAGLIGELAMSSAEFAAMWADHRILACDVAEYEMRHPSVGTLTVTQQTLQSPQGSGPSLVVATADPGSPSATALTLLAHATAPQDAARPRPATESRTT from the coding sequence ATGAACAAGCACGGGCACCTCGCCGACTTCCTCCAGGCACGCCGGGGCCAACTGCGGCCCGAAGACGTGGGGCTGCGGACCTACGGCGAGCGGCGCCGGGTGCCCGGGCTGCGGCGGGAGGAGCTCGCGATGCTCGCAGGCATCAGCGCGCCCTACTACACACGCCTGGAGCAGGGCCAGTCACGCAACGCCTCGCGCGAGGTGCTCGACTCCATAGCGAGCGCCCTGCGGTTGGACGAGTCCGAGCGCGCCCATCTGCACGCCCTGGCCCGTGCCCCCGGACGGGCCAGGCCCGCGGGCCGGCCGCGCGCCGAACGCATCACCCCGGCAACCGGCGCTCTGCTGGCAGCCATCGAGGGCACACCCGCCATCGTCGTCGGTCGCCGCAGCGATGTCCTGGCCTGGAACCGTCAGGGGCACGGGCTGTTCGCCGGCCATCTCGATCCGGGCAGCCCCAACGTCCCGGGCCGACGGCCGAACATGGCCAGGCTGGTGTTCCTCGACGCGCACACCCGCGACCTGTACGCCGACTGGCCCGCCAAGGCGAGGGCCGTGGTCGGCAATCTGCGCCTGACGGCCGGCCGATACCCGGACGATCCACTGCTGGCCGGGCTGATCGGCGAACTGGCCATGAGCAGCGCGGAGTTCGCCGCGATGTGGGCCGATCACCGGATCCTGGCCTGCGATGTCGCCGAGTACGAGATGCGCCACCCCTCGGTCGGGACACTGACAGTCACCCAGCAGACGCTGCAGAGCCCGCAAGGAAGCGGGCCGTCCCTGGTGGTGGCCACAGCCGATCCCGGCTCCCCGTCGGCCACAGCCCTGACCCTGCTCGCCCACGCCACCGCACCGCAGGACGCGGCCCGGCCGCGCCCCGCCACCGAATCCCGCACCACCTGA
- a CDS encoding serine hydrolase domain-containing protein, producing MSLRPVPVCVLSSSAPPLARHGHDPAAFVEIGSLTKVLTGTVLMRMVRAGLLGLDDAVEQRLPAPPGSGITLRMLADHTSGLPRLPPGLSGRDPYAAFDQDALRAVLGRLGEIAVRRPGQEAEYSNLGYAVLGAALVSAAGQPYEELVREYVLTPMEVDEVTAQPPAGRLLGARSLFGGERDRWTMNGPILPAGGLWATPRALATVITGLLLDRVLGEPAPSWQSAGPLLWHNGATRDASAFTGVLAQTGNWVLVHRLGGSPGRTDKIGLGVLAAGNTAGQDAGEPA from the coding sequence TTGTCACTGCGGCCCGTGCCCGTCTGCGTGCTCAGCAGCTCGGCTCCGCCACTGGCCCGGCACGGGCACGATCCGGCAGCCTTCGTCGAGATCGGGTCCCTGACCAAGGTGCTCACCGGCACCGTACTGATGCGGATGGTCCGGGCGGGTCTGCTCGGCCTCGACGACGCGGTGGAGCAACGGCTCCCGGCGCCGCCCGGATCGGGCATCACGCTGCGGATGCTGGCGGACCATACCTCTGGCCTGCCGCGGCTGCCACCGGGCCTGAGCGGCCGCGATCCCTACGCGGCCTTCGACCAGGACGCGCTGCGGGCCGTCCTGGGCCGGCTCGGGGAGATCGCCGTACGACGACCGGGGCAGGAGGCCGAGTACTCCAACCTCGGTTACGCCGTGCTCGGTGCGGCCCTCGTGTCCGCGGCCGGGCAGCCGTACGAGGAACTGGTCCGTGAGTACGTGCTCACGCCGATGGAGGTGGACGAGGTCACCGCGCAGCCGCCCGCCGGTCGGCTGCTGGGCGCGCGGAGCCTGTTCGGTGGGGAACGCGACCGGTGGACCATGAACGGGCCGATCCTGCCCGCGGGCGGGCTCTGGGCCACGCCCCGCGCGCTGGCCACCGTGATCACCGGACTGCTGCTCGATCGCGTACTGGGTGAACCGGCGCCGTCCTGGCAGTCGGCGGGGCCGCTGCTCTGGCACAACGGCGCGACCCGCGATGCCTCGGCCTTCACCGGAGTGCTCGCGCAGACGGGGAACTGGGTGCTCGTGCACCGGCTCGGCGGATCGCCCGGCCGCACCGACAAGATCGGCCTAGGTGTGCTCGCCGCCGGTAACACGGCGGGACAGGACGCGGGCGAACCCGCATGA